A single region of the Raphanus sativus cultivar WK10039 chromosome 1, ASM80110v3, whole genome shotgun sequence genome encodes:
- the LOC108819119 gene encoding uncharacterized protein LOC108819119, giving the protein MGAIGKLIDAILFVFFALIAVIAPLIDGQTALPKSIFPPFLTDLKTGYIAEFGDYLLMEKPHFLVGLVWHELVFLWPLSIANVYAILAGKSWFGTTCLLYGASLVASMAAILGEMIGSGKASERLLLMYVPFMGIGILAVLRGLVSSSNKSSGSVGKRYTIMPRRKLA; this is encoded by the exons ATGGGAGCAATCGGGAAGCTGATCGATGCGATCCTATTCGTATTCTTCGCTCTGATAGCGGTTATCGCGCCGCTCATCGACGGACAGACGGCGCTTCCCAAATCAATTTTCCCGCCTTTCCTCACCGATCTGAAAACCGGTTACATCGCCGAGTTCGGAGACTACTTGCTCATGGAGAAGCCGCATTTCCTCGTCGGACTCGTCTGGCACGAGCTCGTGTTCTTGTGGCCGCTCTCCATCGCTAACGTCTACGCGATTCTCGCGGGAAAATCGTGGTTCGGTACCACCTGCTTGCTTTACGGAGCTTCCCTCGTCGCTTCCATG GCTGCAATCCTTGGAGAGATGATAGGTTCGGGGAAGGCATCTGAGAGGTTGCTGTTGATGTATGTTCCTTTCATGGGTATTGGGATTCTTGCGGTTCTTCGTGGTTTGGTCTCTAGTTCAAACAAGAGCTCCGGATCGGTTGGAAAGAGATATACTATTATGCCTAGGAGAAAGCTTGCTTGA
- the LOC108858366 gene encoding NEDD8-activating enzyme E1 regulatory subunit AXR1-like isoform X1: protein MADEWTQSHSGNLPLTREEKKEFKDLVKSKMISMDEDNYKEAIEAAFKVFAPREISSEIQQISNDACAEASSNSSDFGVMVAALKEFVSNEGGGEAPLEGSIPDMTSSTEYRMVEEEFSNPSVTEIQKCLADEDYRCEHKQKHHLV from the exons ATGGCTGATGAATGGACTCAGTCCCATAGTGGCAATCTTCCTTTGACCAGGGAAGAGAAAAAAGAATTTAAG GATTTGGTGAAGTCCAAGATGATATCTATGGATGAGGATAACTACAAAGAGGCCATTGAAGCCGCTTTCAAAGTTTTTGCTCCTCGTGAAATCA GCTCAGAGATCCAACAGATCAGCAATGATGCTTGTGCTGAAGCGAGTTCAAACTCCTCAGATTTTGGGGTGATGGTAGCGGCTCTGAAG GAGTTTGTCTCGAACGAAGGTGGTGGAGAGGCACCCCTCGAAGGCTCTATACCAGATATGACGTCGTCAACAGA ATATCGTATGGTAGAGGAGGAGTTCAGCAATCCTTCTGTGACCGAGATTCAAAAGTGTTTAGCGGACGAGGATTACAGGTGTGAACACAAACAAAAGCATCATCTGGTTTGA
- the LOC108819218 gene encoding homeobox-leucine zipper protein HDG2 produces MFEPNMFLAAMNNEDSNNHNYNHEDNNNNNERFLRDEEFDSANTKSGSENQEGGSGNDQDNHHPNKKKRYHRHTQLQIQEMEAFFKECPHPDDKQRKQLSRELGLEPLQVKFWFQNKRTQMKNHHERHENSHLRAENEKLRGDNIRYREALANASCPNCGGPTVIGEMSFDEHQLRLENARLREEIDRISAIAAKYVGKPVSSYPLMSPPPLPPRPLELAMGNFGGDVYGNNPTDLFKSITAPTESDKPLIIDLAVAAMEELMRMAQVDEPLWKSLVLDEEEYARTFPRGIGPKPAGFRTEASRESVVVIMNHVNIVEILMDVNQWSVVFAGMVSRAMTLAVLSTGVAGNYNGALQVMSAEFQVPTPLVPTRETYFARYCKQQADGSWAVVDISLDSLQPNPPARCRRRASGCLIQEMPNGYSKVTWVEHVEVDDRGVHDLYKHMVCTGHAFGAKRWVAILDRQCERLASVMATNISSGEVGVITNQEGRRSMLKLSERMVISFCAGVSASTAHTWTTLSGTGAEDVRVMTRKSVDDPGRPPGIVLSAATSFWIPVPPKRVFDFLRDENSRNEWDILSNGGVVQEMAHIANGRDTGNCVSLLRVNSANSSQSNMLILQESCTDPTASFVIYAPVDIVAMNIVLNGGDPDYVALLPSGFAILPDGNANGGAAGGEGGSLLTVAFQILVDSVPTAKLSLGSVATVNNLIACTVERIKASMSCETA; encoded by the exons ATGTTCGAGCCAAATATGTTTCTTGCGGCTATGAACAACGAAGATAGCAACAACCACAACTACAACCATGAAGACAACAACAATAACAATGAAAGATTTCTACGGGACGAGGAATTCGACAGTGCGAATACTAAATCGGGAAGTGAGAATCAAGAAGGAGGATCAGGAAACGATCAAGATAATCATCATCCTAATAAGAAGAAACGATATCATAGACACACCCAACTTCAGATCCAGGAGATGGAAGC ATTCTTCAAAGAGTGTCCTCACCCGGATGACAAGCAAAGGAAACAACTTAGCCGTGAACTGGGTTTGGAACCTCTTCAGGTCAAATTCTGGTTCCAGAACAAACGCACCCAAATGAAG AATCATCACGAGCGGCACGAGAACTCGCATCTTCGGGCGGAAAACGAAAAGCTTCGAGGAGACAACATTAGATATCGAGAGGCTCTTGCCAATGCTTCATGTCCTAACTGTGGTGGTCCAACGGTTATTGGAGAAATGTCCTTCGACGAACATCAACTCCGTCTCGAAAATGCTCGTTTAAGAGAAGAG ATCGATCGAATATCTGCCATCGCAGCCAAATACGTAGGCAAGCCAGTCTCAAGCTATCCACTTATGTCTCCacctccacttcctccacgtcCCTTAGAACTCGCCATGGGAAACTTTGGGGGAGATGTTTATGGAAACAACCCAACCGATCTCTTCAAGTCCATCACTGCACCAACAGAATCTGACAAACCGCTGATCATCGACTTAGCCGTGGCTGCAATGGAAGAGCTCATGAGGATGGCTCAAGTGGACGAGCCTTTGTGGAAAAGTTTGGTTTTAGATGAAGAAGAATATGCAAGGACGTTTCCTAGAGGAATCGGACCTAAACCGGCTGGGTTTAGAACCGAAGCCTCACGAGAAAGCGTGGTTGTGATCATGAATCATGTTAACATTGTTGAGATTCTCATGGATGTG AATCAATGGTCGGTTGTTTTCGCGGGGATGGTGTCTAGAGCGATGACATTAGCTGTTTTATCAACTGGGGTTGCAGGAAACTATAACGGAGCTCTGCAAGTG ATGAGTGCAGAGTTTCAAGTTCCAACACCGTTAGTCCCCACCCGCGAAACTTACTTCGCACGTTACTGTAAACAACAAGCAGATGGTTCTTGGGCGGTTGTCGATATTTCCCTGGATAGTCTCCAGCCGAATCCACCGGCTAGATGCAGGAGGCGAGCTTCTGGATGTTTGATTCAAGAGATGCCAAATGGATACTCTAAG GTGACATGGGTGGAACATGTGGAAGTTGATGACAGAGGAGTTCATGACTTGTATAAACACATGGTTTGTACTGGTCATGCCTTTGGTGCTAAGCGTTGGGTAGCTATTCTTGACCGCCAATGTGAGCGGTTAGCTAGCGTCATGGCTACAAACATTTCTTCAGGAGAAGTTGGCG TGATAACTAACCAAGAAGGGAGGAGGAGCATGTTGAAACTGTCTGAGCGGATGGTTATAAGCTTTTGTGCAGGAGTGAGTGCTTCAACCGCACACACGTGGACTACATTGTCCGGTACAGGAGCTGAGGATGTTAGAGTGATGACTAGGAAGAGTGTGGATGATCCAGGAAGGCCTCCTGGTATTGTTCTTAGTGCAGCCACTTCTTTTTGGATCCCTGTTCCTCCAAAGAGAGTCTTTGACTTCCTCAGAGATGAGAATTCAAGAAATGAG TGGGATATTTTGTCAAATGGAGGAGTTGTGCAAGAAATGGCACATATTGCTAATGGGAGGGACACAGGAAACTGTGTATCTCTTCTCCGGGTGAAT AGTGCAAACTCTAGCCAGAGCAATATGCTGATTCTACAAGAGAGCTGCACTGATCCTACAGCTTCCTTTGTGATCTATGCTCCAGTGGATATTGTAGCCATGAACATAGTGCTTAATGGAGGTGACCCGGACTATGTGGCTCTGCTTCCATCAGGTTTTGCTATTCTTCCTGATGGCAATGCAAATGGTGGAGCTGCCGGAGGAGAAGGAGGGTCGCTGTTGACCGTTGCTTTTCAGATTCTGGTTGATTCTGTTCCAACGGCAAAGCTGTCGCTTGGCTCTGTTGCAACTGTGAACAATTTGATTGCTTGCACTGTTGAGAGGATCAAAGCTTCCATGTCTTGTGAGACTGCTTGA
- the LOC108858366 gene encoding NEDD8-activating enzyme E1 regulatory subunit AXR1-like isoform X2, protein MADEWTQSHSGNLPLTREEKKEFKDLVKSKMISMDEDNYKEAIEAAFKVFAPREISSEIQQISNDACAEASSNSSDFGVMVAALKEFVSNEGGGEAPLEGSIPDMTSSTEYRMVEEEFSNPSVTEIQKCLADEDYSWCNGILYSS, encoded by the exons ATGGCTGATGAATGGACTCAGTCCCATAGTGGCAATCTTCCTTTGACCAGGGAAGAGAAAAAAGAATTTAAG GATTTGGTGAAGTCCAAGATGATATCTATGGATGAGGATAACTACAAAGAGGCCATTGAAGCCGCTTTCAAAGTTTTTGCTCCTCGTGAAATCA GCTCAGAGATCCAACAGATCAGCAATGATGCTTGTGCTGAAGCGAGTTCAAACTCCTCAGATTTTGGGGTGATGGTAGCGGCTCTGAAG GAGTTTGTCTCGAACGAAGGTGGTGGAGAGGCACCCCTCGAAGGCTCTATACCAGATATGACGTCGTCAACAGA ATATCGTATGGTAGAGGAGGAGTTCAGCAATCCTTCTGTGACCGAGATTCAAAAGTGTTTAGCGGACGAGGATTACAG TTGGTGCAATGGGATTTTATATTCTTCTTAG
- the LOC108849930 gene encoding probable beta-1,3-galactosyltransferase 2, producing MTTTKMKGGGGEHSSSRSFASRKWTLLLCLGSFCVGMFFTDRMWSVPESRDVSRPSVTEAERLKLISEGCNPKSLYQKEVKRDPQALFSQVSSTHNAIQTLDKTISSLEMELAAARSVQESLTNGAPVSDDMGKNKQPQGKKRRRYLMVVGINTAFSSRKRRDSVRATWMPQGEKRRRLEEDKGIIIRFVIGHSATAGGILDRAIEAEDRKHGDFLRLDHVEGYLELSGKTKTYFSTAFSMWDADFYVKVDDDVHVNIATLGETLVRHRKKPRVYIGCMKSGPVLYQKGVRYHEPEYWKFGENGNKYFRHATGQIYAISRDLASYISINQHVLHKYANEDVSLGAWFIGIDVKHIDDRRLCCGTPPDCEWKAQAGNICVASFDWTCSGICRSADRLKEVHRRCSEGENALWSATF from the exons ATGACGACGACGAAGAtgaaaggaggaggaggagagcaTTCTTCTTCTAGAAGCTTCGCGTCTCGTAAATGGACGTTGTTACTCTGTTTAGGGAGCTTCTGCGTCGGAATGTTCTTCACCGATCG GATGTGGAGTGTTCCGGAATCTAGAGACGTCTCTCGTCCATCAGTAACCGAAGCTGAGAGATTAAAGCTCATATCCGAAGGCTGCAATCCTAAATCT CTTTACCAGAAAGAAGTTAAACGAGATCCTCAGGCTTTGTTTTCACAAGTATCCAGTACTCACAACGCTATACA GACATTGGATAAGACCATTTCGAGCTTAGAGATGGAGTTAGCTGCTGCAAGGTCAGTTCAGGAGTCTTTAACAAACGGTGCTCCTGTTTCTGATGATATGGGGAAGAACAAGCAACCGCAGGGGAAGAAGAGACGACGGTACTTGATGGTTGTAGGGATTAATACAGCTTTTAGTAGCCGGAAGAGAAGAGATTCTGTTCGAGCTACGTGGATGCCTCAAG GTGAAAAGAGGAGGAGACTTGAAGAAGACAAGGGGATTATTATCCGGTTTGTCATTGGTCACAG TGCCACGGCCGGGGGTATTCTAGACCGAGCCATAGAAGCTGAGGACAGGAAGCATGGAGATTTCTTGAGACTG GACCATGTTGAAGGGTATCTAGAGCTGTCAGGCAAGACCAAGACCTACTTCTCTACAGCCTTTTCAATGTGGGATGCTGATTTCTATGTCAAAGTAGATGATGACGTTCATGTAAACATAG CAACTCTTGGAGAAACTCTGGTTAGACACCGGAAGAAACCACGGGTCTATATCGGCTGCATGAAATCTGGTCCTGTTCTCTATCAAAA AGGGGTGAGATACCATGAGCCAGAGTACTGGAAGTTTGGTGAGAATGGGAACAAATACTTCCGTCATGCTACTGGTCAGATATATGCCATTTCAAGAGACTTGGCTTCTTACATATCAATCAATCA GCATGTTCTACACAAGTATGCGAACGAAGATGTTTCCTTAGGAGCTTGGTTTATTGGGATTGATGTTAAACACATTGATGATAGAAGATTATGCTGCGGCACTCCTCCTG ATTGCGAATGGAAAGCACAAGCTGGGAACATATGTGTAGCATCGTTCGACTGGACATGCAGCGGAATCTGCAGATCAGCAGATCGTCTCAAAGAGGTTCATAGACGGTGCAGTGAAGGCGAAAACGCTCTTTGGAGTGCCACCTTTTGA
- the LOC130512607 gene encoding glutamate receptor 3.4-like, whose product MPSFLRAFKTSDPDSFARSLLMETQVVAAIGPQSSSIAHMISYVANELHVPLLSFGATDPTLSSLQYPYFLRTTQNDYFQMYAVTDFVSYSGWRQVIAIFVDDECGRNGISVLGDALAKKRARISHKAAITPGADASSIRDLLVSVNLMASRVYVVHVNPDSGLNVFSVAKSLGMMGSGYVWIATDWLPTALDSMSPVDTDTMDLLQGVVAFRHYTTESTMKRQFMERWKSLRAREGLNSYALYAYDSVWLIARSLDVFFRQNNRVTFSNDPNLHRTKSSSLQLSALSVFNEGEKFLEIILRMNHTGVTGPIRFDSERNRVNPAYEVLNIEGTGPRRVGYWSNHSGLSVVAPETLYSKPPNTSTANQRLYGIIWPGEVTKPPRGWVFPNNGKPLRIAVPNRVSYKDYVSKDKNPPGVRGYCIDVFEAAIELLPYPVPRNYILYGDGKKNPSYDNLINEVVADNFDVAVGDITIVTNRTRFVDFTQPFIESGLVVVAPVKEAKSSPWSFLKPFTIEMWAVTGAFFLFVGAIVWILEHRFNHEFRGPPRRQIITIFWFSFSTMFFSHRENTVSSLGRLVLIIWLFVVLIINSSYTASLTSILTVQQLTSRIEGIDSLITSNEPIGVQDGTFARNYLVNELNISPHRIVPLRDEEHYLSALQLGPKAGGVAAIVDELPYIEVLLTNSNCKFRTVGQEFTRTGWGFAFQRDSPLALDMSTAILQLSEEGELEKIHRKWLNYKHECSMQISNSQNSQLSLKSFWGLFLICGITCFIALTVFFWRVFWQYQRLLPDTGEEERASEATEASRSGRGLRAPSFKELVNIVDKREAEIKEILKQKSNNNKLKSSQSGAGCSHSQHSEIP is encoded by the exons ATGCCGTCTTTTCTCAGAGCTTTCAAGACCTCTGACCCTGACTCCTTTGCCCGCTCCTTA CTGATGGAAACTCAAGTGGTTGCAGCCATCGGTCCACAATCATCAAGCATCGCTCACATGATCTCCTACGTAGCCAACGAGCTCCACGTACCTCTCTTGTCATTCGGAGCAACGGATCCAACCCTCTCCTCTCTCCAGTACCCTTACTTCCTCCGCACCACTCAGAACGATTACTTCCAAATGTACGCCGTCACAGACTTCGTATCCTACTCCGGATGGAGACAGGTCATCGCCATATTCGTCGACGACGAGTGCGGTCGCAACGGGATATCGGTTCTTGGCGATGCACTGGCCAAGAAACGCGCCAGGATCTCTCACAAAGCTGCCATCACGCCCGGTGCGGACGCTAGCTCCATCAGAGACTTGTTGGTCTCTGTTAACCTGATGGCGTCTCGTGTCTACGTCGTCCATGTGAACCCTGACTCTGGTTTAAACGTCTTCTCGGTGGCTAAGTCTCTTGGAATGATGGGGAGCGGTTACGTTTGGATCGCAACGGATTGGCTTCCCACGGCTCTTGACTCCATGTCCCCCGTGGATACGGACACGATGGATCTCTTGCAAGGAGTGGTTGCTTTTCGCCATTACACAACCGAGAGTACCATGAAGAGGCAGTTTATGGAGAGATGGAAGAGTCTTAGAGCGAGAGAAGGTCTCAACTCATATGCATTGTATGCTTATGATTCTGTATGGTTGATAGCTCGTTCCCTCGATGTTTTCTTCAGACAAAACAACAGAGTGACGTTCTCCAACGACCCGAATCTGCATAGGACAAAGAGTAGCAGTCTTCAGTTATCAGCACTAAGTGTGTTCAACGAAGGAGAGAAGTTTCTTGAGATCATACTCCGGATGAATCACACCGGCGTCACAGGACCAATCCGGTTTGATTCGGAGAGAAACCGGGTTAACCCGGCTTACGAAGTTCTGAACATAGAAGGCACAGGTCCAAGGAGAGTAGGCTACTGGTCTAACCATTCAGGTCTTTCAGTGGTGGCTCCAGAGACCCTGTACTCAAAGCCTCCGAATACATCTACAGCAAACCAGCGTCTCTACGGAATCATATGGCCAGGGGAAGTGACTAAGCCTCCACGTGGATGGGTGTTTCCTAACAACGGAAAGCCTCTCAGAATAGCAGTGCCTAACCGCGTGAGCTATAAAGATTACGTCTCAAAGGACAAGAACCCGCCTGGTGTCAGAGGCTACTGCATTGATGTCTTTGAAGCTGCGATCGAGTTGCTTCCTTATCCTGTTCCaagaaactatatattatatggtGATGGGAAGAAGAATCCTTCTTATGACAATCTGATCAATGAAGTTGTTGCAGAT AACTTTGATGTAGCTGTTGGAGATATAACGATTGTTACAAACAGGACAAGGTTTGTGGATTTCACGCAGCCGTTTATAGAATCAGGGCTTGTGGTGGTGGCTCCGGTTAAGGAGGCTAAATCTAGTCCTTGGTCGTTCCTGAAACCATTCACTATAGAGATGTGGGCTGTCACTGGAGCCTTCTTTCTCTTCGTTGGAGCCATCGTCTGGATTCTTGAACACCGCTTTAACCATGAGTTCCGTGGCCCTCCTAGGCGTCAAATCATCACCATCTTCTGGTTTAGCTTCTCGACGATGTTCTTCTCTCATA GGGAGAACACGGTGAGCTCACTGGGGAGACTAGTGTTGATCATATGGTTATTCGTGGTTCTGATCATCAACTCTAGCTACACGGCTAGTCTCACTTCGATACTGACCGTGCAGCAGCTGACATCTCGAATAGAAGGAATAGATAGCTTGATAACGAGCAACGAACCAATAGGAGTTCAAGACGGTACATTCGCTAGGAACTATCTGGTCAACGAGCTTAACATATCTCCTCATAGGATAGTTCCACTGAGAGACGAAGAACACTACCTTTCCGCTCTTCAACTCGGTCCCAAAGCCGGAGGCGTGGCAGCCATCGTTGACGAGCTTCCTTACATCGAAGTCCTTCTGACAAACAGCAACTGCAAGTTCCGTACAGTGGGACAGGAGTTCACACGCACAGGCTGGGGTTTCGCGTTCCAGAGAGACTCCCCTTTAGCTCTAGACATGTCGACGGCTATCTTGCAGCTGTCTGAAGAAGGGGAGCTGGAGAAAATCCACAGGAAATGGCTTAACTACAAGCACGAATGCTCGATGCAGATCTCAAACAGCCAGAACTCTCAGCTTTCGCTCAAGAGTTTCTGGGGGCTGTTCCTTATCTGTGGCATCACTTGCTTCATAGCGCTCACTGTCTTCTTCTGGAGGGTGTTCTGGCAGTACCAGAGGTTACTACCGGATACTGGAGAGGAGGAAAGGGCGAGCGAAGCGACCGAGGCGTCTAGATCAGGGAGAGGGTTGCGAGCACCGAGTTTCAAGGAGTTGGTGAACATTGTGGATAAGAGGGAAGCAGAGATCAAGGAGATACTGAAACAGAAGAGTAACAACAACAAACTCAAAAGTAGCCAGAGTGGAGCTGGGTGCTCACATTCTCAACATAGCGAGATTCCTTAA
- the LOC130505429 gene encoding uncharacterized protein LOC130505429, whose translation MSETRPVPRRESPWGLPEGHREPKAHRCNDRVEDVVQAFFEGNPFKTVPGPFKLFYRCMRSKPGEEPTEPFTYLDLEPPKRDAKLE comes from the exons ATGAGCGAGACGAGACCAGTGCCGAGGAGAGAGAGTCCATGGGGTTTACCGGAAGGTCACCGAGAGCCCAAAGCTCACCGCTGCAACGATCGTGTCGAGGACGTCGTACAG GCGTTTTTTGAGGGAAACCCATTCAAGACGGTTCCGGGACCTTTTAAGCTATTCTACCGATGCATGCGCTCTAAGCCAGG AGAGGAACCAACAGAGCCGTTCACATACCTCGACTTGGAACCTCCAAAAAGAGATGCAAAACTTGAGTAA